A window of the Halichoerus grypus chromosome 2, mHalGry1.hap1.1, whole genome shotgun sequence genome harbors these coding sequences:
- the PURA gene encoding transcriptional activator protein Pur-alpha: MADRDSGSEQGGAALGSGGSLGHPGSGSGSGGGGGGGGGGGGSGGGGGGAPGGLQHETQELASKRVDIQNKRFYLDVKQNAKGRFLKIAEVGAGGNKSRLTLSMSVAVEFRDYLGDFIEHYAQLGPSQPPDLAQAQDEPRRALKSEFLVRENRKYYMDLKENQRGRFLRIRQTVNRGPGLGSTQGQTIALPAQGLIEFRDALAKLIDDYGVEEEPAELPEGTSLTVDNKRFFFDVGSNKYGVFMRVSEVKPTYRNSITVPYKVWAKFGHTFCKYSEEMKKIQEKQREKRAACEQLHQQQQQQQEETAAATLLLQGEEEGEED; encoded by the coding sequence ATGGCGGACCGAGACAGCGGCAGCGAGCAGGGTGGTGCGGCGCTGGGCTCGGGCGGCTCCCTGGGGCAcccgggctcgggctcgggctccgGCGGGGGCGGTggtggcggcgggggcggcggcggcagtggcggcggcggcggcggggccccgGGGGGGCTGCAGCACGAGACGCAGGAGCTGGCCTCCAAGCGGGTGGACATCCAGAACAAGCGCTTCTACCTGGACGTGAAACAGAACGCCAAGGGCCGCTTCCTGAAGATCGCTGAGGTGGGCGCGGGCGGCAACAAGAGCCGCCTCACTCTCTCCATGTCAGTGGCCGTGGAGTTCCGCGACTACCTGGGCGACTTCATCGAGCACTACGCGCAGCTGGGCCCCAGCCAGCCGCCCGACCTGGCCCAGGCGCAGGACGAGCCGCGCCGGGCGCTCAAGAGCGAGTTCCTGGTGCGCGAGAACCGCAAGTACTACATGGATCTCAAGGAGAACCAGCGCGGCCGCTTCCTGCGCATCCGCCAGACGGTCAACCGGGGGCCCGGCCTGGGCTCCACGCAGGGCCAGACCATTGCGCTGCCCGCACAGGGGCTCATCGAGTTCCGCGACGCTCTGGCCAAGCTCATCGATGACTACGGAGTGGAGGAGGAGCCGGCCGAGCTGCCCGAGGGCACCTCCTTGACTGTGGACAACAAGCGCTTCTTCTTCGATGTGGGCTCCAACAAGTACGGCGTGTTTATGCGAGTGAGCGAGGTGAAGCCCACCTACCGCAACTCCATCACCGTGCCCTACAAGGTGTGGGCCAAGTTCGGACACACCTTCTGCAAGTACTCGGAGGAGATGAAGAAGATtcaagagaagcagagggagaagcgagctGCCTGTGAGCAGctccaccagcagcagcagcagcagcaggaggagaccGCCGCTGCCACCCTGTTGCTGCagggtgaggaagaaggggaagaagattGA